From Providencia sp. R33, a single genomic window includes:
- a CDS encoding amino acid-binding protein yields MYDIHVILENQAGTLALLATTLGQHGVGLEGGGVFSIDGKSHAHFLITQPEEAQQALTKAGIQVESISQPVIRKLKQERPGELGAIAQCLADHKINILIQYSDHHNRLILITDNNEFALEVTKKWDIPNDKKQN; encoded by the coding sequence ATGTATGATATTCATGTTATTCTTGAAAACCAAGCAGGTACATTAGCATTACTGGCGACAACTTTAGGCCAACATGGCGTCGGCTTAGAAGGTGGCGGAGTCTTTTCTATCGACGGAAAAAGTCATGCGCACTTCTTAATCACTCAACCTGAAGAAGCTCAACAGGCACTGACAAAAGCAGGCATACAAGTGGAAAGCATTTCACAGCCCGTTATTCGTAAATTAAAGCAAGAGCGGCCTGGTGAACTTGGTGCTATAGCACAGTGCTTAGCAGACCATAAAATTAATATCCTGATTCAATACAGTGATCATCATAACAGGCTAATACTCATAACTGATAACAATGAGTTCGCCTTAGAAGTAACTAAAAAATGGGATATCCCTAATGATAAAAAACAAAATTAG
- a CDS encoding antibiotic biosynthesis monooxygenase family protein, with translation MIAVIFEAIPITEQKTRYFELATKLKSELMNIEGFISVERFQSITTEGKILSLSWWENEAAIMEWKRHFMHQNAQSEGKNSVFSHYRIRVAETIRDYSFDKENNHNV, from the coding sequence ATGATTGCCGTGATCTTTGAAGCTATTCCAATTACCGAACAAAAAACGCGTTATTTTGAGCTTGCCACGAAGCTAAAATCTGAACTAATGAATATTGAGGGTTTTATTTCGGTTGAGCGTTTTCAAAGTATCACCACCGAAGGAAAAATTTTATCGCTTTCTTGGTGGGAAAATGAAGCCGCTATTATGGAATGGAAACGTCATTTCATGCATCAAAATGCGCAAAGTGAAGGGAAAAACTCCGTTTTCTCTCATTACCGTATCCGAGTTGCAGAAACCATAAGGGATTACTCCTTCGATAAGGAGAATAACCATAATGTATGA